A portion of the Paenibacillus hamazuiensis genome contains these proteins:
- a CDS encoding iron-sulfur cluster assembly protein has protein sequence MQQREEVFKKLALVNDPELDRSLTELEFINEVTIQDSSVTVSFRLPTYWCSTNFAFIMAEDIRDRVSELPWVSNVVVRLEDHCAAAEINEGVSSRKSFFETFPNMAKGELQELRESFRIKAYFSRQEKLIQYLIRSGLEHAAILNLTIQGLSELPFFEAEGTVLAERYLAIREEFGQGNQPEQTAFIRPDGSELDPESFPDYLASARLIRLSMEFNGHHCQGLFQTRYGTEPLSEMEACKNESSAFV, from the coding sequence ATGCAGCAGCGGGAAGAAGTTTTTAAGAAATTAGCTCTGGTCAACGATCCCGAATTGGACCGATCGCTTACCGAACTGGAATTTATCAATGAAGTAACCATCCAGGATTCATCCGTCACGGTTTCATTCCGTCTTCCCACTTATTGGTGTTCCACAAACTTCGCTTTCATCATGGCGGAGGATATACGCGACCGGGTATCGGAGCTTCCGTGGGTAAGCAACGTGGTCGTCAGACTCGAAGATCACTGCGCCGCAGCCGAAATCAATGAAGGGGTTTCGTCGCGCAAATCGTTCTTCGAGACGTTCCCGAATATGGCTAAGGGCGAACTTCAAGAGCTGCGGGAATCATTTCGAATCAAAGCCTATTTTTCCCGTCAAGAAAAGTTAATTCAATATCTCATCCGTTCGGGATTGGAACATGCGGCTATCTTGAATTTGACCATTCAAGGTTTGTCGGAACTGCCGTTTTTTGAAGCGGAAGGAACCGTACTGGCGGAACGATATTTGGCCATTCGCGAGGAATTCGGACAGGGCAATCAACCGGAGCAAACAGCGTTTATTCGGCCGGACGGCAGCGAGCTGGATCCGGAGAGCTTTCCCGATTACCTGGCGAGCGCGCGGCTGATCCGCCTCAGTATGGAATTCAACGGGCACCATTGCCAAGGCTTGTTTCAAACACGATACGGTACGGAACCACTTTCCGAAATGGAGGCATGCAAAAATGAAAGCAGCGCTTTTGTATAA
- a CDS encoding peroxiredoxin, translated as MSNTTAMEQVNLNQQIAKVGLPAPSFKLKSTKNMKTLDEDVSLEDYRGKWLLLFFWPFDFTFICPTEIIAFSDHYKEFAELDCEILGASVDSVFTHRAWTQTPRDQKGIGEVNYPMASDFHKEAARAYGILDDETGAAHRGLFIIDPEGILRYQVVTDMNVGRSVDETLRVLQALQAGGLCPANWKPGEKTL; from the coding sequence ATGTCGAACACAACTGCAATGGAGCAAGTAAATTTAAATCAGCAGATAGCCAAGGTCGGTCTGCCGGCGCCATCGTTTAAGCTGAAATCGACCAAAAACATGAAGACGCTGGATGAAGACGTTTCATTGGAGGATTATCGCGGCAAGTGGCTGCTGCTTTTCTTCTGGCCGTTTGATTTTACCTTTATTTGCCCCACGGAAATTATAGCCTTCAGCGACCATTATAAGGAGTTTGCAGAGTTGGACTGCGAAATTCTCGGCGCTTCGGTAGACAGCGTTTTTACGCACCGTGCATGGACGCAAACGCCGCGCGATCAGAAAGGGATCGGCGAGGTTAACTATCCGATGGCATCGGATTTTCACAAAGAAGCGGCGCGCGCCTACGGCATACTGGACGATGAAACCGGCGCGGCCCACCGTGGACTGTTTATCATCGATCCGGAAGGAATTCTCCGCTATCAGGTGGTAACAGACATGAACGTAGGCCGGAGCGTTGATGAAACTTTACGTGTGCTGCAGGCGCTGCAGGCCGGAGGTCTATGTCCCGCCAACTGGAAACCCGGGGAGAAAACGTTATAA
- a CDS encoding NAD(P)/FAD-dependent oxidoreductase, translating to MYDVIIIGGGPAGASAAVYAARGGLRTLVLDKSPNSGALAITHKIANYPGVPGEPTGRELLTLIRKQAESFGAEFRQTSITAVDVEGKVKYLFTSDGMYEAKAVIVATGSKGRNRMLPGEERLLGKGVSTCATCDGAFFAGKEVAVIGESAEALEEAMALSEFAAKIHFIVPRPELQGVSYPVELDHTQMYFRTRPIEIMGEEHVSGLKIKSNTGEDQLLEVDGVFIFLTGSKPGTDFLEDQVPLDENGYMVLNEYMESAVPGVFGAGEVRRSPVKQAVVAAADGVIAAMSADKFVRGRKQILAQYK from the coding sequence ATGTATGACGTCATCATCATAGGCGGCGGACCTGCGGGCGCGTCTGCAGCGGTGTATGCAGCCAGAGGCGGTTTACGCACGCTGGTTTTGGACAAATCGCCGAATAGCGGAGCTTTGGCGATCACACATAAAATCGCTAATTACCCGGGAGTGCCCGGAGAACCGACCGGACGCGAACTGCTGACCCTGATCAGGAAGCAGGCGGAAAGCTTCGGGGCCGAATTCAGGCAAACTTCCATAACGGCTGTGGATGTTGAAGGGAAGGTAAAATATTTGTTCACCTCCGACGGAATGTACGAAGCGAAAGCCGTCATCGTCGCAACGGGTTCGAAAGGGAGAAACCGGATGCTGCCGGGGGAGGAGAGACTGCTCGGCAAAGGGGTCAGCACTTGCGCCACCTGCGACGGAGCATTTTTTGCCGGTAAAGAGGTAGCGGTGATCGGCGAGTCGGCGGAAGCGCTGGAGGAGGCCATGGCATTAAGCGAATTTGCGGCAAAAATCCATTTCATCGTTCCGCGACCCGAGCTCCAGGGCGTATCTTATCCGGTGGAGCTTGACCATACGCAAATGTACTTTCGAACCCGGCCCATTGAAATCATGGGAGAAGAGCATGTCAGCGGACTAAAGATTAAGTCGAATACGGGCGAAGACCAGCTTCTTGAGGTGGATGGAGTTTTCATCTTTTTAACCGGCAGCAAACCCGGTACTGATTTCCTGGAAGACCAGGTGCCGTTGGATGAAAACGGGTATATGGTGCTGAATGAATATATGGAATCAGCGGTACCGGGTGTGTTTGGAGCGGGGGAAGTTCGCCGCTCCCCGGTGAAGCAGGCGGTTGTCGCAGCGGCGGATGGCGTAATCGCAGCCATGTCCGCCGACAAGTTCGTCCGCGGGCGCAAGCAAATTCTCGCCCAATATAAATAA
- the mimD gene encoding propane 2-monooxygenase effector subunit MimD — protein sequence MSSNFALDKGFSNKCGVTLSDSVEGRVIADIMREKPNVEITQYPAMIRIDGVGILEFDMSEISEALGRSFDPYAFQVEMSTHYGRMILLDDKVLLFANPDDANKYVGV from the coding sequence ATGAGCAGCAATTTCGCTCTGGATAAAGGGTTTTCGAACAAATGCGGTGTCACGTTAAGCGACAGTGTCGAGGGTAGAGTTATTGCCGACATCATGCGTGAAAAACCTAATGTGGAAATCACGCAATATCCCGCTATGATCCGCATCGATGGAGTAGGAATACTCGAGTTTGATATGTCCGAGATCAGCGAAGCATTGGGGCGAAGCTTCGATCCCTACGCCTTTCAGGTAGAGATGTCGACCCACTATGGCCGCATGATATTGCTGGATGATAAAGTTCTGCTGTTTGCCAATCCCGACGATGCCAATAAATATGTCGGCGTTTAG
- a CDS encoding amidohydrolase family protein gives MFKTANGEEIFVIDSHIALWDASPENQLNIHGEQFINCFYDYHKNLSPAQYLWPKEKFLKYDAETLIHDVFTKGYADMAIFQPVFLTDFYKKPFGDIEKNAELVKMYPGRLIGNGSFDPRDGEQGLEYLEFMAKTYGIKGVKLYTAEWRGSSRGYKLTDPWAERYLAKCEELGIVNIHAHKGPTLTPLDRDAFDVADIDGAASNFPGLNFIVEHCGLPRLEDFCWIATQEKNVYAGLSVAMPFIHTRPRYFAQIISELLYWVGEDRMLFGSDYALWEPGWLIEKFMAFELPEDLKQETGTDLTLAVKRKILGENAARLYGIDIAAQKSLLSQDKLAVSR, from the coding sequence ATGTTTAAAACGGCAAACGGAGAAGAAATTTTTGTCATTGACAGTCATATTGCGTTATGGGACGCAAGTCCGGAAAACCAGCTGAACATCCATGGCGAGCAGTTTATCAACTGTTTCTATGATTATCATAAAAACCTTAGTCCGGCTCAGTATTTATGGCCGAAGGAGAAATTTCTCAAATACGATGCGGAAACGCTGATACACGATGTGTTCACGAAAGGGTATGCGGACATGGCTATTTTCCAGCCCGTCTTTTTGACGGATTTTTATAAAAAACCGTTCGGGGATATTGAAAAAAATGCCGAGCTTGTGAAGATGTACCCGGGGAGATTGATTGGCAACGGATCTTTTGATCCGCGCGACGGGGAACAAGGACTCGAATATTTGGAATTTATGGCGAAAACCTACGGCATTAAAGGAGTAAAATTGTACACGGCCGAATGGAGAGGCTCGTCTCGAGGTTATAAGCTTACCGACCCATGGGCGGAACGGTATTTGGCAAAATGCGAAGAGCTGGGCATCGTTAATATTCACGCGCATAAAGGTCCCACATTAACCCCGCTCGATCGGGATGCTTTTGATGTGGCGGATATTGACGGGGCGGCTTCCAACTTCCCGGGATTGAACTTTATCGTGGAACACTGCGGTCTCCCTCGATTGGAGGACTTTTGCTGGATCGCCACGCAGGAAAAGAATGTTTATGCCGGCTTGTCCGTAGCAATGCCTTTCATTCATACCCGCCCCCGGTATTTCGCGCAAATTATCAGTGAGCTGCTCTACTGGGTGGGTGAGGATAGAATGCTGTTTGGAAGCGACTATGCGCTTTGGGAGCCGGGTTGGCTGATTGAGAAATTTATGGCCTTTGAGCTTCCGGAAGATCTCAAACAGGAAACCGGAACCGATTTAACTTTGGCGGTCAAAAGAAAAATTTTGGGCGAAAATGCCGCACGATTGTATGGTATCGATATCGCCGCCCAGAAGTCGTTGTTAAGTCAAGATAAGCTCGCAGTAAGCCGTTAA
- a CDS encoding DJ-1/PfpI family protein — MSRKVLMITGDMAESLEVMYPLHRLREEGYTVDIAAPTKKVIQTVVHDFEPGFETFTEKYGYRVQADLAFQEVNPAEYDGAVIPGGRAPEHIRNDSAFNKILNHFVETKKPLAFECHAALALLPQGHLKGRRCAAFWSLKPDLTAAGATFVDEEVVVDGSFVTSRAWIDHPGYMKEFIKLLKR; from the coding sequence ATGAGCAGGAAAGTATTGATGATTACGGGAGACATGGCGGAGTCGTTGGAGGTGATGTATCCTCTGCACCGCCTGCGGGAGGAAGGTTATACGGTTGATATTGCAGCGCCCACAAAGAAGGTGATCCAAACGGTTGTCCATGACTTTGAACCGGGTTTTGAAACCTTTACCGAAAAATACGGTTATCGCGTTCAAGCCGATCTTGCGTTTCAAGAGGTCAACCCCGCCGAATACGATGGCGCCGTAATTCCCGGCGGACGCGCTCCCGAGCACATTCGAAATGACAGCGCATTCAACAAGATTTTAAACCATTTTGTAGAGACGAAGAAACCTTTGGCCTTTGAGTGCCACGCCGCTTTGGCCCTGCTTCCTCAAGGTCATCTGAAAGGGCGCCGATGTGCGGCTTTTTGGTCGCTCAAGCCTGACCTGACCGCTGCCGGAGCCACATTTGTCGATGAGGAGGTTGTGGTGGACGGAAGTTTTGTAACGTCGCGCGCTTGGATCGATCATCCCGGATATATGAAGGAATTCATTAAATTGCTGAAACGATAA
- a CDS encoding NAD(P)-dependent alcohol dehydrogenase: protein MKAALLYNYNEPLRIEQVPDPVITDPSDVIVKVGGAGVCHTDLHLIEGVWAETLGTPLPYIIGHENAGWVHEIGSGVTNFQVGDPVILHPVMSCGKCLSCRSGEDMHCPNLKFCGLTVNGGYAQYLKTSERALIPLPKGVNPADVAPFADAGITAYRAVRKAAPLAKPGTHVVMIGMGGLGHIGVQVMRELGNADIIALDKNKERLNMSLELGAVHAVEANHKAVSQVRSLTAGQGADIIIDFVGNDQTHEESLQMLRKGGTYIVVGYGGTVQLPSLKLINNEFSILGSLVGNYNELYQLMELHARGKVKLHSTKYSLDEANDVLNLLHHGKINGRAVLVP, encoded by the coding sequence ATGAAAGCAGCGCTTTTGTATAATTACAATGAGCCTTTACGAATTGAGCAAGTTCCGGACCCGGTCATTACGGACCCAAGCGATGTTATCGTGAAAGTCGGGGGAGCCGGCGTTTGCCATACCGACCTGCATCTGATCGAAGGCGTTTGGGCGGAAACTCTCGGCACGCCGCTTCCCTACATCATCGGCCACGAAAACGCCGGTTGGGTCCACGAAATCGGTTCCGGCGTTACCAATTTCCAGGTAGGCGATCCTGTTATTCTGCACCCTGTGATGAGCTGTGGAAAATGTCTGAGCTGCCGTTCCGGCGAGGACATGCACTGCCCCAATCTGAAGTTTTGCGGTCTCACCGTTAATGGCGGATATGCCCAATATTTGAAAACTTCCGAACGGGCCTTGATTCCGCTGCCGAAGGGTGTAAATCCCGCCGATGTAGCGCCGTTTGCCGATGCCGGCATCACCGCCTACCGCGCTGTACGCAAAGCGGCTCCTTTAGCCAAGCCCGGTACCCATGTTGTTATGATCGGGATGGGAGGACTCGGCCATATTGGCGTTCAAGTCATGAGAGAGCTGGGGAATGCGGATATCATTGCGCTGGATAAGAACAAGGAGCGTCTGAACATGTCCTTGGAGCTCGGGGCCGTTCACGCCGTCGAGGCCAATCATAAAGCCGTTTCTCAGGTTCGGAGTCTGACCGCCGGGCAAGGAGCCGATATCATTATCGACTTTGTCGGCAATGACCAAACCCACGAGGAGAGCCTGCAAATGCTTCGCAAGGGGGGAACCTATATCGTTGTCGGTTACGGGGGGACGGTACAACTTCCTTCGCTTAAACTCATCAACAATGAGTTCAGCATTCTCGGCAGTTTGGTCGGAAACTATAACGAGCTGTATCAGTTGATGGAACTTCATGCCCGAGGCAAGGTAAAGCTTCATTCCACGAAATATTCGCTGGACGAGGCGAACGATGTGCTGAATTTGCTTCATCATGGAAAAATAAACGGCCGAGCCGTTCTTGTCCCATAA
- a CDS encoding NADH:ubiquinone reductase (Na(+)-transporting) subunit F, which produces MPYTITLEPVGVQMEVEEGETILDAAFRQGIALMHGCKEGQCSTCKSILVDGDVEMERYSTFALPDFEKEEGYILLCKAVPYSDMTVQLLQYDEEALKVTVPIKTYRTVVSEMESLTHDIRRIVLKLEEPNQITFHAGQFMDVYLPGTDVYRSYSMANTPRQSDRLEFMIKIFKGGKFSTFLEEQLKVGDAMEVRGPFGNCIRREENTGDIFLIGGGSGMAPLWSILNDIVEKGVDRKVTFFYGARSKRDLFYLDKFVEIAERFPKFRFIPALSEPQPEDNWNGETGFITKVVEAHLDPVTAGKDLEVFLCGPAPMIDSTIPLLKNHGVSADRIFFDKFVPASN; this is translated from the coding sequence GTGCCATATACAATTACACTTGAACCTGTAGGGGTTCAGATGGAGGTCGAAGAGGGCGAAACCATTTTGGACGCGGCTTTCCGTCAAGGGATCGCTTTAATGCACGGTTGCAAGGAGGGTCAGTGTTCCACCTGCAAGTCCATCCTTGTCGATGGCGATGTCGAGATGGAGCGGTATTCCACCTTTGCTCTGCCGGATTTTGAAAAAGAGGAAGGCTACATTTTGCTGTGCAAAGCCGTGCCATACAGCGATATGACCGTGCAGCTTCTGCAATATGACGAAGAAGCTCTTAAAGTGACGGTTCCGATCAAAACCTACCGGACGGTCGTTTCGGAAATGGAATCTCTCACGCATGATATCCGGCGTATCGTTTTAAAGCTGGAGGAACCGAATCAGATTACTTTCCATGCCGGACAATTTATGGATGTCTATTTGCCCGGGACAGATGTTTACCGTTCCTACTCAATGGCGAATACCCCGAGACAGTCGGACCGGCTTGAATTTATGATCAAAATCTTTAAAGGGGGCAAGTTTTCCACGTTTTTGGAAGAACAATTGAAAGTCGGAGATGCCATGGAGGTTCGGGGACCTTTCGGGAATTGCATTCGCCGAGAAGAAAACACCGGTGATATTTTTCTCATCGGCGGCGGATCGGGCATGGCTCCGCTTTGGTCTATCCTGAATGACATCGTCGAAAAAGGAGTGGACCGCAAGGTTACCTTTTTCTACGGCGCCCGTTCGAAACGCGATTTGTTTTATTTGGATAAATTCGTCGAGATCGCCGAGCGCTTTCCGAAATTCAGGTTTATTCCGGCCCTTTCGGAACCGCAGCCGGAAGACAACTGGAACGGTGAAACCGGATTCATCACAAAGGTCGTGGAGGCTCATCTGGATCCCGTTACCGCCGGGAAAGATTTGGAAGTCTTCTTGTGCGGGCCTGCGCCGATGATTGACTCCACGATTCCGCTGCTGAAAAATCATGGGGTTTCAGCCGATCGCATTTTCTTCGATAAATTTGTACCCGCTTCCAATTAA
- a CDS encoding aromatic/alkene/methane monooxygenase hydroxylase/oxygenase subunit alpha — MASSLSKIKAQPGISISEAHSRVKELAWLPSYAKESLKYPTDYKFSKAPKDTMKQVLRSYFAMEEEKDNRVYGALDAALRGNMFRNAEPRWIEWMKLFLAIIPFPEISAARAMALLTNVVPNDELKNGYTMQMIDEFRHSTIQMNLKKWYMENYIDPAGFDITQKAFGQCYATTIGRQFGEGFITGDAITAANIYLQIVAETAFTNTLFVAMPSEAAANGDYVLPTVFLSVQSDESRHINNGYGTLMMVLGDSDNHDLLERDIRYAFWQNHAIVDAAIGTIIEYGSKDRSKSKESYAELWRKWIYDDYYRSYLIPLEKYGIKIHHDDVEAAWDRITKNFYTHKVAQFFATGWPLNFWRIDPLEERDYEWFESKYPGWYKEFGAWWDHYRELSKAGSTPIAWADTGYVYPHRCWSCMVPCVIREDLVVDEVDGQLYTYCSEQCCWTHKVAFADKYKGRETPAMGRFSGRRQWEEVYHGRDLADVIQDMGFVRPDGKTLIPQPHLHFEDSKMWTLDHVKGYQVRSPLVDLRAMSKEQREKHILEYRAGFKIH; from the coding sequence ATGGCAAGCTCGTTGTCGAAAATTAAAGCTCAGCCCGGGATCAGCATTTCCGAAGCTCACAGCCGGGTCAAGGAGCTGGCATGGCTTCCCAGCTATGCGAAGGAATCCTTGAAGTATCCGACCGACTACAAATTTTCCAAGGCCCCTAAGGACACGATGAAACAGGTTTTGCGTTCCTACTTCGCCATGGAGGAGGAGAAGGACAACCGGGTGTACGGTGCGTTGGATGCGGCGCTTCGCGGAAATATGTTCCGAAATGCCGAGCCTCGCTGGATTGAGTGGATGAAGCTCTTCCTGGCCATTATTCCATTTCCGGAAATCTCCGCTGCCCGGGCCATGGCGCTGTTAACCAATGTGGTGCCCAATGACGAGTTGAAAAACGGTTATACGATGCAGATGATCGATGAATTCAGACATTCCACGATTCAAATGAACCTGAAAAAGTGGTATATGGAAAATTATATTGACCCGGCAGGTTTTGATATTACCCAAAAGGCATTCGGACAATGCTATGCGACAACCATCGGCCGTCAGTTTGGCGAAGGATTTATTACCGGCGATGCGATTACAGCCGCTAATATCTATTTGCAGATCGTTGCCGAAACCGCTTTCACAAATACGCTGTTTGTAGCCATGCCTTCCGAGGCTGCGGCGAACGGGGATTATGTGCTTCCGACCGTCTTCTTGTCCGTGCAGTCGGACGAGTCGCGTCACATTAATAACGGATACGGTACATTAATGATGGTGTTGGGCGATTCGGACAACCACGATCTGTTGGAACGCGATATCAGATACGCTTTTTGGCAAAATCACGCCATTGTCGATGCAGCGATAGGTACCATTATTGAATACGGAAGCAAGGATCGCAGCAAGAGCAAAGAATCCTATGCCGAGCTGTGGCGGAAATGGATTTATGACGATTATTATCGCAGCTATCTGATTCCTTTGGAGAAATATGGAATCAAAATTCATCATGACGATGTGGAAGCCGCTTGGGATCGCATCACCAAAAACTTCTATACGCATAAGGTTGCTCAGTTTTTTGCAACGGGCTGGCCGCTCAATTTCTGGCGAATCGATCCGCTCGAAGAGCGCGATTATGAATGGTTCGAAAGCAAATATCCGGGCTGGTACAAGGAATTCGGAGCATGGTGGGATCATTACCGCGAGCTTTCCAAAGCCGGCAGCACGCCAATCGCTTGGGCCGATACGGGTTATGTATATCCGCACCGCTGCTGGAGTTGCATGGTTCCTTGTGTCATTCGCGAAGATCTGGTGGTTGACGAAGTAGACGGTCAATTATACACCTATTGCTCCGAACAATGCTGCTGGACGCATAAGGTGGCGTTTGCAGACAAGTATAAAGGCCGCGAGACTCCGGCGATGGGACGCTTCAGCGGACGCCGGCAATGGGAAGAAGTATATCACGGCAGAGATTTGGCCGATGTGATTCAGGATATGGGATTTGTTCGTCCGGATGGGAAAACGTTAATTCCACAACCGCATTTGCACTTTGAGGACAGCAAAATGTGGACGCTGGACCATGTGAAAGGTTATCAGGTCAGAAGCCCGTTGGTGGATCTCCGCGCCATGTCCAAAGAGCAGAGAGAGAAGCATATTCTGGAATATCGCGCCGGATTTAAGATTCACTGA
- a CDS encoding aromatic/alkene monooxygenase hydroxylase subunit beta, which produces MRSSTEQSAEAGAKKFAGSESRKFNYYQPKSRRATLYEDVTVDVQPDPKRYLLQDWIISFADGRPAYSEKNTKIKSSDWHLFRDPNGEWERTHYIRQADIEKQVSLTIQNARAENAFESLDKTWIKILQDHLGASKHPEYGLGMLFQSAQRDGMSQMINTAILINSSDKLRYAQDIALYMMEMAQDVKELNEQAGKENWLNNPLWQGAREAVENFYATTDWAEQVFAANLVYEPLVGELFRSGFLMQFAASHGDYVTPTVVSTAEADLERNLSYSLDLFSVFLKDPQYGDHNKEVAQGWLKKWTPMCVNAAKQLQPIWSQPRKKVTTFAASYTRAQEKFNSIWEYLQLDLPEEVKL; this is translated from the coding sequence ATGAGAAGCTCTACGGAACAATCTGCCGAAGCCGGCGCGAAAAAGTTCGCGGGCAGTGAAAGCCGCAAATTCAATTATTATCAGCCCAAAAGCCGTCGCGCGACATTATACGAAGATGTTACGGTCGATGTCCAGCCGGATCCCAAACGGTATCTGCTGCAGGACTGGATCATTTCCTTCGCTGACGGAAGGCCTGCCTATTCTGAGAAGAACACGAAAATCAAGTCCTCGGATTGGCATTTGTTCCGCGATCCCAACGGAGAGTGGGAACGCACCCACTATATTCGCCAGGCCGACATTGAAAAGCAGGTCTCTCTGACGATTCAAAATGCCAGGGCGGAAAATGCCTTTGAGAGCCTTGACAAAACGTGGATTAAAATACTGCAAGATCATCTGGGAGCTTCCAAACATCCCGAATACGGTCTTGGCATGCTGTTTCAATCGGCTCAGCGCGACGGGATGTCGCAAATGATCAACACTGCCATTCTGATCAACTCGTCGGATAAACTTCGCTACGCTCAGGATATTGCTTTGTATATGATGGAAATGGCCCAAGATGTCAAGGAGTTAAATGAACAAGCGGGTAAGGAGAACTGGCTGAATAATCCATTGTGGCAAGGAGCCCGCGAAGCGGTAGAGAACTTCTACGCTACAACGGATTGGGCGGAGCAAGTGTTTGCGGCAAACCTCGTATATGAACCGCTGGTCGGGGAATTGTTTCGAAGCGGCTTCTTGATGCAATTCGCCGCGAGTCATGGCGATTATGTAACGCCGACTGTCGTTTCTACGGCAGAAGCCGACTTGGAGCGCAATCTGTCTTATTCCTTGGACCTATTTTCCGTATTTCTTAAAGATCCTCAATACGGCGATCACAATAAAGAAGTCGCTCAGGGCTGGTTGAAAAAGTGGACGCCTATGTGCGTTAACGCCGCAAAACAGCTGCAGCCGATCTGGTCGCAACCCCGCAAAAAGGTGACGACCTTCGCCGCTTCGTATACGCGGGCGCAAGAAAAGTTCAACTCCATTTGGGAATACCTTCAATTGGATTTGCCGGAGGAGGTAAAACTATGA
- a CDS encoding glutaredoxin family protein — translation MSVNSCVTVYSGTDCIYCAQLKEYLNQQNIVFVEKNIDLNEQYAAELKEMGMATVPLTVIGDKKILGLNPTRIKKALAELNGTAS, via the coding sequence ATGTCCGTTAACAGTTGCGTTACGGTATATTCGGGAACGGATTGCATTTATTGCGCTCAATTAAAGGAATACCTGAATCAGCAAAATATCGTCTTTGTGGAAAAGAACATTGATCTAAACGAGCAATACGCCGCGGAATTAAAGGAAATGGGCATGGCGACGGTACCGCTTACGGTTATCGGCGATAAGAAGATTTTGGGACTAAACCCCACTCGAATTAAAAAAGCGTTGGCCGAGCTTAATGGCACGGCATCCTGA
- a CDS encoding zinc-dependent alcohol dehydrogenase family protein — protein sequence MKALIYQGPGKKELVDKPTPTIQEPTDAIVKMVKTTICGSDLHILKGDVPTVAKGRTLGHEGVGVIVEVGAGVHQFRPGDKVLISCITSCGKCRYCKKSMYSHCEKAGWVLGHTIDGTQAEYVRIPYADTSLHSIPAGADEEALVMLSDILPTGFEVGVMKGQVKPGDTVAVVGAGPVGLAAVLTSQFYSPSEIIVIDLDDNRLEVSKKFGATQVINSKAGKSVEKVMELTDGKGVDVAIEAVGIPETFDICQNIVTAGGHIANVGVHGKGVQLNLQKLWIHNITLTTGLVDTNTTPMLLKIVESNKLEPWKLITHHFKLGEIMKAYEVFGNASKERALKVIISNE from the coding sequence ATCAAAGCGTTAATTTATCAAGGTCCGGGAAAAAAAGAATTGGTTGACAAACCGACGCCAACCATTCAAGAGCCGACAGATGCGATCGTTAAAATGGTGAAGACAACGATTTGCGGCAGCGACCTGCACATTTTGAAAGGCGATGTTCCGACGGTTGCCAAGGGGCGCACTTTGGGACATGAAGGGGTAGGAGTGATTGTCGAAGTCGGGGCCGGCGTTCATCAGTTTCGGCCGGGAGATAAGGTATTGATCTCTTGCATCACATCGTGCGGAAAATGCCGTTACTGTAAAAAGAGCATGTATTCCCATTGTGAGAAAGCCGGTTGGGTGCTCGGACATACGATTGATGGCACACAGGCCGAATACGTTCGGATACCTTATGCCGATACAAGTTTGCATTCCATTCCGGCCGGCGCCGATGAAGAAGCGTTGGTTATGTTAAGCGATATATTGCCTACCGGCTTTGAAGTCGGCGTGATGAAGGGACAAGTAAAACCCGGGGATACCGTTGCGGTTGTCGGGGCGGGACCGGTCGGACTTGCCGCTGTGCTGACTTCCCAGTTTTACTCTCCTTCTGAAATTATAGTGATTGATCTCGATGATAACCGTCTTGAAGTATCGAAAAAATTTGGAGCAACGCAAGTGATCAACAGCAAAGCTGGAAAATCCGTGGAAAAAGTAATGGAGCTGACGGATGGCAAAGGCGTGGACGTAGCGATAGAAGCTGTCGGAATTCCCGAGACATTCGACATTTGCCAAAATATTGTTACAGCCGGCGGGCATATAGCGAATGTAGGGGTTCACGGAAAAGGCGTTCAATTGAATTTGCAGAAGTTGTGGATCCATAACATTACGTTAACGACAGGCTTGGTGGATACCAATACGACGCCGATGCTTTTGAAAATAGTGGAATCCAATAAGCTTGAGCCTTGGAAGTTGATTACTCACCATTTTAAACTTGGGGAAATCATGAAGGCTTACGAAGTATTTGGAAATGCCTCAAAGGAAAGGGCGTTGAAAGTGATTATTTCCAACGAGTAA